From one Burkholderia pyrrocinia genomic stretch:
- a CDS encoding porin, translated as MKSRAERSIRTVVLTGSAAAACIAAPAAHAQSSVTMYGIMDAGIEYTSHAAPEGGSAVKLKSGNKNTSRWGLRGVEDLGGGLKAVFRLESGIDLANGALDDGPDSIFARRATVGLKSKWGELTLGRNYTVTYDYMLPFDPMGYAQNYSWASASTATGGRKDGMFTRSSNAVRYDGEFSGFKFGALYGFGNVPGSVKTSSKYDFAVGYEKGPFAAVVTFDRQNGAADSVTPADTVNYIQGIHAGLSYDFGNLKTMAGYRNYKRTFRTTAANQLSDMYWVGGSYQFTPTFSLIAAVYHQNIKGGTDADPTLVSLRANYALSKRTVLYAAGAFAIAKHDQKVGVSRDFNGYGTTQVGVTAGIQQRF; from the coding sequence ATGAAGTCACGTGCAGAACGTTCGATTCGCACAGTAGTCCTCACGGGATCGGCCGCCGCGGCCTGCATCGCCGCGCCCGCCGCGCACGCGCAGTCGTCGGTCACGATGTACGGGATCATGGACGCCGGCATCGAATACACGAGCCACGCGGCGCCGGAGGGCGGCAGCGCGGTCAAGCTGAAGTCGGGCAACAAGAACACGTCGCGCTGGGGCCTGCGCGGCGTCGAGGATCTCGGCGGCGGGCTGAAGGCCGTGTTCCGCCTCGAAAGCGGGATCGACCTCGCGAACGGCGCGCTCGACGACGGCCCCGACTCGATCTTCGCGCGCCGCGCGACGGTCGGCCTGAAAAGCAAATGGGGCGAACTGACGCTCGGCCGCAACTACACCGTCACCTACGACTACATGCTGCCGTTCGACCCGATGGGTTACGCTCAGAACTACTCGTGGGCCTCGGCGTCGACGGCGACGGGCGGCCGCAAGGACGGCATGTTCACGCGCTCGTCGAACGCGGTGCGCTACGACGGCGAATTCAGCGGCTTCAAGTTCGGCGCGCTGTACGGCTTCGGCAACGTGCCGGGCAGCGTGAAGACCAGCTCCAAATACGATTTCGCGGTCGGCTACGAGAAAGGCCCGTTCGCGGCGGTGGTCACGTTCGACCGGCAGAACGGCGCGGCCGACAGCGTCACGCCGGCCGATACGGTCAACTACATCCAGGGCATCCACGCGGGCCTGAGCTACGACTTCGGCAACCTGAAGACGATGGCGGGTTACCGCAATTACAAACGCACGTTCCGAACCACTGCGGCAAACCAGTTGAGCGACATGTATTGGGTCGGCGGGTCGTACCAGTTCACGCCGACGTTCTCGCTGATCGCGGCCGTCTATCACCAGAACATCAAGGGCGGCACGGACGCCGATCCGACGCTGGTGTCGCTGCGCGCGAACTACGCGCTGTCGAAGCGCACGGTGCTGTATGCGGCCGGCGCGTTCGCGATCGCGAAGCACGACCAGAAGGTCGGCGTGTCGCGCGACTTCAACGGGTACGGCACGACGCAGGTCGGCGTGACGGCGGGGATTCAGCAACGGTTCTGA
- a CDS encoding quinone oxidoreductase family protein → MKAAVVTGAGERPVHMEFEPPRAMPGHSLIDVTASALSRIAQARASGTHYSSDGGYPLVVGVDGVGRRDDGQRVYFFGVPAPFGAMAERTIAPDTQCVLLPDGLDDVTAAAIAIPGMSSWAALTERARLVAGETVLVNGATGTSGRLAVRIAKHLGAAKVIATGRNAAALQALLNAGADAVVSLQQDEAHLARALEPHFRAGVDVVLDYLWGISAQTLLVAAAKATPDGRRLRFVQIGSIGGADVLLPGAVLRATAIELMGSGLGSVSLPRLLDSVRGVFDAAGPARLTIETRIVPLSSVGEHWGDTSSLVRPVFTMRGD, encoded by the coding sequence ATGAAAGCTGCAGTCGTGACGGGCGCCGGCGAGCGTCCCGTTCATATGGAATTCGAACCGCCGCGCGCGATGCCGGGCCACAGCCTGATCGACGTGACGGCGTCCGCGCTGAGCCGGATCGCGCAGGCGCGTGCGTCCGGCACGCATTATTCGTCGGACGGAGGTTATCCGCTCGTCGTTGGCGTCGACGGCGTCGGCCGCCGCGACGACGGGCAGCGCGTCTATTTCTTCGGCGTCCCCGCGCCGTTCGGCGCGATGGCCGAGCGCACGATCGCGCCCGACACGCAGTGCGTGCTGCTGCCGGACGGGCTCGACGACGTCACGGCCGCGGCGATCGCGATTCCCGGGATGTCGTCGTGGGCCGCGCTGACCGAACGCGCGCGGCTCGTCGCGGGCGAGACGGTGCTCGTCAACGGCGCGACGGGTACGTCGGGGCGGCTGGCGGTGCGGATTGCGAAGCATCTCGGCGCCGCGAAGGTGATTGCGACGGGCCGCAACGCGGCCGCGCTGCAGGCATTGCTGAATGCGGGCGCGGACGCCGTCGTGTCGCTACAGCAGGACGAAGCGCATCTGGCGCGTGCGCTGGAACCGCATTTCCGCGCCGGCGTGGACGTCGTGCTCGACTATCTGTGGGGTATCAGCGCGCAGACGCTGCTGGTTGCCGCGGCGAAGGCGACGCCCGATGGCCGCCGGTTGCGTTTCGTGCAGATCGGCTCGATCGGCGGCGCGGACGTGTTGCTGCCGGGCGCGGTGCTGCGCGCAACCGCAATCGAATTGATGGGCAGCGGCCTCGGCAGCGTGTCGCTGCCGCGCTTGCTGGATTCGGTGCGCGGCGTGTTCGACGCGGCCGGGCCGGCGCGGCTGACGATCGAGACGCGCATCGTGCCGCTGTCGTCTGTCGGCGAACACTGGGGCGATACAAGCAGTCTCGTGCGCCCGGTGTTCACGATGCGCGGCGACTGA
- a CDS encoding AraC family transcriptional regulator: protein MSDPLLPARFITSDDGPFVVAAVLSQRDPRVTAPHAHARGQLVGALSGLLTIGLDDQDWVVPAIHAIWIPPHCRHSLRSFGPISGWSAFVAEARCAALPDTPRAIRASPLLREAVQRAASWDDAELNDAQTRIADVILDEIAASKVESLSLARPRDARLVRITDALATNLADNRRLEEWAEWAGISARTMSRRFVAETGLTFAQWRQQARLLRALEKIADGVSVTTIALDLGYDNVSAFIDMFRRALGTTPGRYLTSSSA, encoded by the coding sequence ATGTCCGATCCACTCCTGCCCGCCCGATTCATCACGTCCGACGACGGCCCGTTCGTCGTCGCCGCCGTCCTGTCGCAACGCGACCCGCGCGTGACCGCGCCGCACGCGCATGCGCGCGGCCAGCTTGTCGGCGCGCTGAGCGGGTTGCTGACGATCGGTCTCGACGACCAGGACTGGGTCGTGCCGGCGATCCACGCGATCTGGATTCCGCCGCATTGCCGGCATTCGCTGCGTTCGTTCGGGCCGATTTCCGGCTGGTCGGCGTTCGTCGCCGAAGCGCGTTGCGCGGCGCTGCCGGACACGCCGCGCGCGATCCGTGCGTCGCCGCTGCTGCGCGAAGCCGTGCAGCGCGCCGCAAGCTGGGACGATGCGGAACTGAACGACGCGCAGACGCGGATCGCCGACGTGATCCTCGACGAAATCGCCGCGTCGAAAGTCGAATCGCTGAGTCTCGCGCGGCCGCGCGACGCGCGGCTCGTGCGTATCACCGACGCGCTGGCCACGAACCTCGCGGACAACCGGCGGCTGGAGGAATGGGCCGAATGGGCCGGCATCAGTGCACGGACGATGAGCCGCCGCTTCGTCGCCGAGACGGGGCTGACGTTCGCGCAATGGCGTCAGCAGGCAAGGCTGCTGCGTGCGCTGGAGAAAATCGCGGATGGCGTGTCGGTGACGACGATCGCGCTCGATCTCGGGTACGACAACGTGAGCGCGTTCATCGACATGTTCCGGCGCGCGCTGGGGACGACGCCGGGGCGGTATTTGACGTCCTCATCCGCCTAA
- a CDS encoding RNA-guided endonuclease InsQ/TnpB family protein — protein sequence MIIVYRYRVKSLNGLLNKQSRAVNYVWNFCNDTQKHALKWSKKWPTGFDLNRLTAGTSKELGIHSGTVNATCEQYAKSRSQCRRPYLRYRSRKSLGWVPLKGRDLKREGDAFRFAGNTFRVFNSRPLPEGKIKDGTNFARDARGNWFLNIVIEMPDVPARPIRSGVGIDLGLKDFATLSTGEKVPNDRFSLRAAEKLAKAQRARKHKRHIAKLHAKVANARADFQHKLALALVRRFDYLAVGNVSAVGLTKTRMAKSVNDVSWSSFRHKLRYKAIAHGATFEEVDESGSTQSCSACGSKDSTTRPKGIAGLRIREWACSECGVLHDRDTNAALNILRCGRASPVVGITCL from the coding sequence ATGATCATTGTCTACCGCTACCGAGTGAAGTCGCTCAACGGACTCCTGAACAAACAGAGCCGTGCGGTGAATTACGTCTGGAACTTCTGCAATGACACACAGAAGCACGCGCTCAAGTGGAGCAAGAAGTGGCCGACGGGCTTCGATCTGAACAGGCTTACGGCGGGAACTAGCAAAGAACTTGGCATCCACTCCGGCACGGTCAACGCAACGTGCGAGCAATACGCGAAGTCGCGCAGCCAGTGCCGACGTCCTTACCTGCGTTATCGCAGTAGGAAATCGCTCGGTTGGGTGCCGCTGAAGGGCCGTGACCTGAAGCGAGAAGGCGATGCGTTTCGCTTTGCCGGCAACACCTTTCGTGTGTTCAACAGCCGGCCGCTTCCCGAAGGGAAGATCAAAGACGGCACTAACTTTGCACGGGATGCGCGCGGCAACTGGTTTCTCAACATCGTGATTGAGATGCCTGATGTTCCAGCCCGACCGATCCGTTCCGGCGTCGGTATCGATCTCGGTCTGAAAGACTTCGCCACACTTTCGACCGGCGAGAAGGTGCCCAACGACCGGTTCAGCCTGCGCGCGGCCGAAAAGCTGGCGAAAGCCCAACGGGCGCGAAAGCACAAGCGCCATATCGCGAAACTGCATGCGAAGGTGGCGAATGCCCGCGCCGATTTCCAGCACAAGCTCGCGCTCGCCCTGGTGCGGCGCTTCGATTACCTCGCGGTCGGCAACGTTTCGGCCGTCGGTCTCACCAAAACCAGGATGGCGAAAAGCGTCAACGACGTATCCTGGTCGTCCTTCCGCCACAAGCTCCGTTACAAAGCGATAGCGCACGGAGCCACGTTCGAGGAAGTGGACGAAAGCGGTTCTACCCAGTCCTGTTCGGCGTGCGGGTCGAAAGACAGCACGACGCGGCCGAAAGGTATCGCGGGGCTGCGAATAAGAGAGTGGGCTTGCAGTGAATGTGGTGTCTTGCATGATCGTGATACCAACGCTGCGTTGAACATTCTCCGATGCGGACGTGCATCGCCAGTCGTGGGAATCACCTGCCTTTAG
- the hpaI gene encoding 4-hydroxy-2-oxoheptanedioate aldolase, translating to MQIPSNVFKAALARGDAQIGLWLGLANPYSAEVVAGAGFDWLLIDGEHAPNTVPTILAQLQAIAPYPSHPVVRVPWNDPVIVKQVLDLGAQTLLVPMVQSADEARAAVAATRYPPHGMRGVGSALARASRWNRVGDYLHRANDGMAVLVQVETRAGLDAIDAIARVEGVDGVFIGPADLAADLGHLGNPGHPDVQAAIDGAIRTIKAAGKAPGMLSADEAAARRYLEAGALFVAVGVDTTLLARSAERLAAQFKGKGGEAVKKGDGTY from the coding sequence ATGCAGATTCCTTCGAATGTCTTCAAGGCCGCGCTCGCGCGCGGCGATGCGCAGATCGGGCTGTGGCTCGGCCTCGCGAATCCGTACAGTGCCGAAGTCGTCGCGGGCGCCGGTTTCGACTGGCTGCTGATCGACGGCGAGCACGCGCCGAACACGGTGCCGACGATCCTCGCGCAACTGCAGGCGATCGCGCCGTATCCGTCGCATCCGGTCGTGCGCGTGCCGTGGAACGATCCGGTGATCGTCAAGCAGGTGCTCGATCTCGGCGCGCAGACGCTGCTGGTGCCGATGGTGCAGAGCGCCGATGAGGCGCGCGCGGCCGTTGCCGCGACGCGTTACCCGCCGCACGGGATGCGCGGCGTCGGCAGCGCGCTGGCGCGCGCGTCGCGATGGAATCGCGTCGGCGACTACCTGCATCGAGCGAACGACGGGATGGCCGTGCTCGTGCAGGTCGAGACGCGTGCAGGGCTCGATGCGATCGACGCGATTGCGCGCGTCGAAGGCGTCGATGGCGTGTTCATCGGGCCGGCCGATCTGGCTGCCGATCTCGGGCATCTCGGCAATCCGGGGCACCCGGACGTGCAGGCCGCGATCGACGGCGCGATCCGGACGATCAAGGCAGCCGGCAAGGCGCCGGGCATGCTGAGTGCGGATGAAGCGGCGGCGCGGCGGTATCTGGAAGCAGGTGCGCTGTTCGTCGCGGTCGGGGTCGATACGACGCTGCTGGCGAGGAGTGCGGAGCGGCTCGCGGCGCAGTTCAAGGGGAAGGGCGGCGAGGCAGTGAAGAAGGGCGATGGCACGTATTGA
- the hpaH gene encoding 2-oxo-hept-4-ene-1,7-dioate hydratase, protein MLEPAIIDQLAQRLHDAERERKQIRQISLDHPDITIDDAYAIQRAWVTLKLAEGRTLKGHKIGLTSKAMQNTSQIDEPDYGALLDDMFFADGGTIPTGRFIVPRVEVELAFVLGKRLSGPDCTIFDVYDAVDYVVPALEIIDARSQSIDPDTKRPRKVFDTIADNAANAGVVIGGRPVTPHDVDLRWVAAIMSRNGVVEETGVAAGVLNHPANGVAWLANRLSRFDVALEPGQIVLGGSFTRPCAARPGDTFSVDYGPLGTIQCYFE, encoded by the coding sequence ATGCTCGAACCCGCCATCATCGACCAGCTCGCGCAGCGTCTGCACGACGCCGAGCGCGAGCGCAAGCAGATCCGCCAGATCTCGCTCGACCATCCCGACATCACGATCGACGACGCATATGCGATCCAGCGCGCGTGGGTGACCCTCAAGCTCGCGGAAGGCCGCACGCTGAAAGGACACAAGATCGGCCTCACGTCGAAGGCGATGCAGAACACGTCGCAGATCGACGAACCCGACTACGGCGCGCTGCTCGACGACATGTTCTTCGCGGATGGCGGCACGATCCCGACCGGCCGCTTCATCGTGCCGCGCGTCGAGGTGGAACTCGCGTTCGTGCTCGGCAAGCGGCTCTCGGGGCCGGACTGCACGATCTTCGACGTGTACGACGCAGTCGACTATGTGGTGCCCGCGCTCGAGATCATCGACGCGCGCAGCCAGTCGATCGACCCCGATACGAAACGGCCGCGCAAGGTGTTCGACACGATCGCCGACAACGCGGCGAACGCGGGTGTCGTGATCGGCGGGCGGCCGGTGACTCCGCACGACGTCGACCTGCGCTGGGTCGCGGCGATCATGTCGCGCAACGGCGTGGTCGAGGAAACGGGCGTCGCGGCCGGCGTGCTGAACCATCCGGCGAACGGCGTCGCGTGGCTCGCGAACCGGCTGTCGCGCTTCGACGTCGCGCTGGAACCCGGGCAGATCGTGCTCGGCGGCTCGTTCACGCGGCCGTGCGCGGCGCGGCCGGGTGATACGTTCAGTGTCGACTACGGCCCGCTCGGGACGATCCAGTGCTACTTCGAGTGA
- a CDS encoding 5-carboxymethyl-2-hydroxymuconate Delta-isomerase: MPHIVVEYTANIRDDARIPALLRTINATLIAQGGVFPTGGIRSRAIELQDYCVADGTEDDAFVHVTLKIGSGRSDDTKKAACDALFDAIKAHFAELYAKRYLALSMELTEFSESGSYKHNNIHARYKRAG; this comes from the coding sequence ATGCCCCACATCGTCGTCGAATACACCGCGAACATCCGCGACGACGCGCGCATCCCCGCGCTGCTGCGCACGATCAACGCCACGTTGATCGCGCAGGGCGGCGTGTTCCCGACCGGCGGCATCCGCTCGCGCGCGATCGAGCTGCAGGACTACTGCGTTGCCGACGGCACGGAGGACGACGCGTTCGTCCACGTGACGCTGAAGATCGGCTCGGGCCGCAGCGACGACACGAAGAAGGCCGCGTGCGACGCGCTGTTCGACGCGATCAAGGCGCATTTCGCCGAGCTGTACGCGAAACGCTATCTCGCGCTGTCGATGGAGCTGACCGAGTTCAGCGAAAGCGGCTCGTACAAGCACAACAACATCCACGCCCGCTACAAGCGGGCCGGCTGA
- the hpaD gene encoding 3,4-dihydroxyphenylacetate 2,3-dioxygenase encodes MGKLSLAAKITHVPSMYLSELPGRHHGCREAAIRGHQLIGERCRALGVDTIVVSDVHWLVNAGYHVNCNARFAGTYTSNELPHFIRDMQYAYPGNPALGQLIAETASARGIATRAHEIDSLELEYGTLVPMRYMNGDQHFKVVSIAGWCMWHTLDESRRFGEALLEAIEKSDSNVAFLASGSLSHRFNDNGSPEESIHQISREFFRQVDLRVVELWKQGDFKTFCAMLPEYNTHCHGEGGMHDTAMLLGLLGWDRYDKPVEIVTDYFASSGTGQINAIFPLP; translated from the coding sequence ATGGGCAAACTGTCCCTCGCCGCGAAGATCACGCATGTGCCGTCGATGTACCTGTCGGAATTGCCCGGCAGGCATCACGGCTGCCGCGAAGCGGCGATCCGCGGCCATCAGCTGATCGGCGAGCGCTGCCGCGCGCTCGGCGTCGACACGATCGTCGTGTCGGACGTGCACTGGCTCGTCAACGCGGGTTATCACGTGAACTGCAACGCGCGGTTCGCCGGCACGTACACGAGCAACGAGCTGCCGCATTTCATCCGCGACATGCAGTACGCGTATCCGGGCAACCCGGCGCTCGGCCAACTGATCGCCGAGACGGCCAGCGCACGCGGGATCGCGACGCGCGCACACGAGATCGACAGCCTCGAACTCGAATACGGGACGCTGGTGCCGATGCGCTACATGAACGGCGACCAGCACTTCAAGGTCGTGTCGATCGCCGGCTGGTGCATGTGGCACACGCTCGACGAAAGCCGGCGCTTCGGCGAGGCGCTGCTCGAAGCGATCGAGAAAAGCGATTCGAACGTCGCGTTCCTCGCGAGCGGTTCGCTGTCGCACCGCTTCAACGATAACGGCAGCCCCGAGGAATCGATCCACCAGATCAGCCGCGAGTTCTTCAGGCAAGTCGACCTGCGCGTGGTCGAGCTGTGGAAGCAGGGCGATTTCAAGACCTTCTGCGCGATGCTGCCCGAGTACAACACGCATTGCCACGGCGAAGGCGGCATGCACGACACGGCGATGCTGCTCGGCCTGCTCGGATGGGATCGTTACGACAAGCCCGTCGAGATCGTCACCGACTATTTCGCGAGTTCGGGCACCGGGCAGATCAACGCGATCTTTCCGCTGCCCTGA
- the hpaE gene encoding 5-carboxymethyl-2-hydroxymuconate semialdehyde dehydrogenase has translation MTIKHWIDGREVESRETFTTLNPATGDVITDVASAGEAEVDAAVRAAKEAFPKWANTPAKERAKLMRKLGELIEKNVPMLAALETQDTGLPIAQTSKQLIPRASENFNFFAEVCVQMNGRTYPVDDQMLNYTLYQPVGVCALVSPWNVPFMTATWKTAPCLALGNTAVLKMSELSPLTADQLGRLALEAGIPPGVLNVVQGYGATAGDALVRHPDVRAVSFTGGTVTGKRIMERAGLKKYSMELGGKSPVLIFDDADFDRALDASLFTIFSINGERCTAGSRIFVQRTIYDRFVQEFARRANNLVVGDPSDPATQLGAMITRQHWEKVTGYIRIGEQEGARVVAGGADKPAGLPDHLRNGNFVRPTVFADVDNRMRIAQEEIFGPVACLIPFEDEEEGLRLANDTSYGLASYIWTQDVGKVHRLARGIEAGMVFVNSQNVRDLRQPFGGVKESGTGREGGEYSFEVFAEIKNVCISMGSHHIPRWGV, from the coding sequence ATGACCATCAAGCACTGGATCGACGGCCGCGAAGTCGAGAGCCGCGAGACCTTCACGACGCTGAATCCCGCGACGGGCGACGTGATCACCGACGTCGCGTCGGCCGGCGAGGCCGAAGTCGACGCGGCCGTGCGCGCGGCGAAGGAAGCGTTCCCGAAATGGGCGAACACGCCCGCGAAGGAGCGCGCGAAGCTGATGCGCAAGCTTGGCGAGCTGATCGAGAAGAACGTGCCGATGCTCGCGGCGCTGGAGACGCAGGACACCGGCCTGCCGATCGCGCAGACGAGCAAGCAGCTCATCCCGCGGGCATCCGAGAACTTCAATTTCTTCGCGGAAGTGTGCGTGCAGATGAATGGCCGCACCTATCCGGTCGACGACCAGATGCTGAACTACACGCTGTACCAGCCGGTCGGCGTGTGCGCGCTGGTGTCGCCGTGGAACGTGCCGTTCATGACGGCCACATGGAAGACGGCGCCGTGCCTCGCGCTCGGCAACACGGCCGTGCTGAAGATGTCGGAGCTGTCGCCGCTGACGGCCGACCAGCTCGGCCGGCTCGCGCTCGAAGCCGGGATCCCGCCCGGCGTGCTGAACGTCGTGCAGGGCTATGGTGCAACCGCCGGCGACGCGCTCGTGCGGCATCCGGACGTGCGTGCGGTGTCGTTTACGGGCGGCACCGTCACGGGCAAGCGGATCATGGAGCGCGCGGGCCTCAAGAAGTATTCGATGGAGCTCGGCGGCAAGTCGCCGGTGCTGATCTTCGACGACGCGGATTTCGACCGCGCGCTCGATGCGTCGCTGTTCACGATCTTCTCGATCAACGGCGAACGCTGCACTGCGGGCTCGCGGATCTTCGTGCAGCGCACGATCTACGACCGCTTCGTGCAGGAATTCGCGCGCCGTGCGAACAACCTGGTGGTCGGCGATCCGTCCGATCCGGCCACGCAGCTCGGCGCGATGATCACGCGCCAGCACTGGGAGAAGGTGACGGGTTATATCCGCATCGGCGAGCAGGAAGGCGCGCGCGTGGTCGCGGGCGGCGCGGACAAGCCGGCGGGCTTGCCCGACCATTTGCGCAACGGCAACTTCGTGCGGCCGACCGTGTTCGCCGACGTCGACAACCGGATGCGCATCGCGCAGGAAGAGATCTTCGGGCCGGTCGCGTGCCTGATCCCGTTCGAGGACGAGGAAGAAGGGCTGCGGCTCGCTAACGACACGTCGTACGGCCTCGCGTCGTACATCTGGACGCAGGACGTCGGCAAGGTGCATCGCCTCGCGCGCGGCATCGAGGCCGGGATGGTGTTCGTGAACAGCCAGAACGTGCGCGACCTGCGCCAGCCGTTCGGCGGCGTGAAGGAATCGGGCACCGGGCGCGAGGGCGGCGAGTACAGTTTCGAGGTGTTCGCGGAGATCAAGAACGTGTGCATCTCGATGGGTTCGCATCATATTCCGCGCTGGGGCGTGTAA
- a CDS encoding fumarylacetoacetate hydrolase family protein, whose product MKTARVIYNGALHAAEPAGDGAIRLDTGRVVAEEAVAWLPPVAPRTTFALGLNYADHAKELAFKAPSEPLIFLKGPNTFVGHRSRTVRPADATHMHYECELAVVIGRPARNVSRAQAIDYVAGYTVANDYAIRDYLENYYRPNLRVKNRDTCTPLGPWFVSRDEIGDAGDLTLRTTVNGRETQRGSTRDMIFDVPALIEHISSFMTLSPGDLILTGTPEGLADTQPGDEVVTEIEGIGRLVNTIVGEADYYRAG is encoded by the coding sequence ATGAAGACGGCGCGCGTGATCTACAACGGCGCACTGCATGCGGCCGAGCCGGCCGGCGACGGTGCGATCCGCCTCGACACGGGGCGCGTGGTCGCCGAGGAGGCGGTCGCATGGCTGCCGCCCGTCGCGCCGCGCACGACGTTCGCGCTCGGCCTCAACTACGCCGACCACGCGAAGGAACTCGCGTTCAAGGCGCCGAGCGAGCCGCTGATCTTCCTGAAGGGGCCGAACACGTTCGTCGGCCACCGGTCGCGTACCGTGCGCCCGGCGGACGCGACGCACATGCACTACGAGTGCGAACTGGCCGTCGTGATCGGCCGGCCCGCGCGCAACGTGAGCCGCGCGCAGGCGATCGACTACGTGGCCGGCTACACGGTCGCGAACGACTACGCGATCCGAGACTATCTCGAGAACTATTACCGCCCGAACCTGCGCGTCAAGAACCGCGACACCTGCACGCCGCTCGGGCCGTGGTTCGTCAGCCGCGACGAGATCGGCGACGCGGGCGACCTGACGCTGCGTACGACGGTGAACGGCCGGGAGACGCAGCGCGGCAGCACGCGCGACATGATCTTCGACGTGCCGGCGCTGATCGAGCACATCAGCAGCTTCATGACGCTCTCGCCGGGCGACCTGATCCTGACCGGCACGCCCGAGGGGCTGGCGGACACGCAGCCGGGCGACGAGGTCGTGACCGAAATCGAAGGGATCGGCCGGCTCGTGAACACGATCGTCGGCGAAGCAGACTACTATCGCGCCGGCTGA
- a CDS encoding fumarylacetoacetate hydrolase family protein has protein sequence MELSCTTAAAPPLPVAIGTVYGALLNERAALDALGDAVNAPPYGRPPQAPILYIKPANTHAADGAAVVVPAGVDALEIGASVAVVFSRRATRVPAAQALDYVHGFTLASDVSVPHPDYYRPAVRFKCRDGFCPLGPAIVPAAALADVDALALTVRIDGEVAASASTSTLIRPVRELIADVTAFMSFDAGDVLLLGVAGGAPRARAGSTIEIAAAGIGTLRHTLIAEETR, from the coding sequence ATGGAGCTGTCTTGCACGACCGCCGCGGCGCCGCCGTTGCCGGTCGCCATCGGTACCGTCTACGGTGCGCTGCTCAACGAGCGAGCGGCGCTCGACGCGCTCGGCGATGCGGTGAACGCGCCGCCTTACGGCCGCCCGCCGCAGGCACCGATCCTTTACATCAAGCCGGCCAACACGCATGCGGCCGACGGCGCGGCCGTCGTCGTGCCGGCCGGCGTCGATGCGCTGGAGATCGGCGCGTCGGTGGCCGTCGTGTTTTCCCGGCGCGCCACGCGCGTGCCGGCCGCGCAGGCGCTCGACTACGTGCACGGCTTCACGCTCGCGAGCGACGTGTCGGTGCCACATCCCGATTACTACCGTCCGGCCGTACGCTTCAAGTGCCGTGACGGTTTCTGCCCGCTGGGGCCGGCGATCGTACCGGCCGCTGCGCTGGCCGATGTCGACGCGCTCGCACTGACCGTGCGGATCGACGGCGAGGTGGCCGCATCGGCGTCGACTTCGACGCTGATTCGCCCGGTGCGCGAACTGATCGCCGACGTGACCGCGTTCATGTCGTTCGACGCGGGCGATGTGCTGCTGCTCGGCGTCGCGGGCGGCGCACCGCGCGCCCGCGCGGGCAGCACGATCGAGATCGCCGCCGCCGGCATCGGCACGCTGCGGCACACGCTGATTGCGGAGGAAACACGATGA
- the hpaR gene encoding homoprotocatechuate degradation operon regulator HpaR, whose product MNRTLDHRNLAMLLLEARETLMGLFRPILKEFALTEQQWRIIRVLDGEPSHALEAGQIARRCCILSPSLTGVLERMERDGLITRTRAQEDQRRLLVSLTPQSRKLVTEIGPRIDEQYRQLESRFGQDGLEDIYRALDRLIELGGNA is encoded by the coding sequence ATGAACCGTACGCTCGACCATCGCAACCTGGCCATGCTGCTGCTCGAGGCCCGCGAAACGCTGATGGGCCTGTTTCGCCCCATTCTCAAGGAATTCGCGCTGACCGAACAGCAATGGCGGATCATCCGCGTGCTTGACGGCGAACCGTCTCATGCACTCGAAGCGGGACAGATCGCGCGGCGCTGCTGCATCCTGAGCCCGAGCCTCACGGGCGTGCTGGAACGGATGGAGCGCGACGGACTGATCACGCGCACGCGCGCGCAGGAGGATCAGCGCCGGCTGCTGGTCAGCCTGACGCCGCAAAGCAGGAAACTCGTCACGGAAATCGGTCCGCGCATCGACGAGCAATACCGGCAGCTCGAATCGCGCTTCGGCCAGGACGGCCTCGAAGACATCTACCGCGCGCTCGACCGGCTCATCGAACTCGGCGGCAACGCATGA